Below is a window of Myxococcus guangdongensis DNA.
GCCTTGCGAGCAGCTCGGGCGAAGCGCGGGGCGAGGACTCGCGCGACGAGCCCCCTCTGGTCGTGGACTGCGCCAGCACCTCGCCAGGCGCCGCGAGCAGGTCGAAGCCCCCCGTCATCGCCCGGCAGTCCTCACAGGTCGCCACGTGGGACTCCAGCTCCGGGGGCAGCGGCTCACCCAGGCTGTCCAGCACCCGAGAACACTCCGGCTTCATTCCATCGTCTCCGTGCGCAGGGCGGTGAGCAGCTCGCGCAGCCGCGCATAGCCCCGGTGGGCCCGCACCTTCACCGCGCTCTCGGTGAGGCCCAGGGTGTCGGCGATTTCGGCGAAGCCCATCCCCTCGAAGCGGTGCAGCAGGATGGGGATGCGCTGTCCCTCGGGGAGCTGGTCCAGCGCGTGCCGTACGGCCCGCTCCAGGCCCACGTCGCGCGGCCCGGGGCCCGTGTCGTCGGCGACCACGGGCAGCTCGCCCTCGGGCGTCAGCTCCTCGGGCCTGCGTCCCCGGCGCTGGAAGTCCCGCGCGGCGTTGGTGGCGATGGCGTACAGCCACGGCTTGAAGCGCGAGCCCGGCTGGAAGCGCCCTCGCGAGCGCACCAGGGACATGAAGGTGTGCTGCACCAGGTCCTCGGCCGTGGCCTCGCTGCCCGTCAGGCGGGTGAGGTAGCCACGCACCGGCCCCGCGTGGCGCTGGAAGAGCGCGTCGAACGCCGGGGGGTGTCCCTCACAGAACCGCGCCATCAGCACCTCGTCGGAGTCGGCGGCGACGGAGGCGCGCACCGGGGCCTCTCCGGTACGCACAGGCGCTGAGGCGGGTTTCATCGGCGGGGGCGGAGCCACGGACGCGGGCACTCTACCCTGTCACGGTGGACCCGCACGGAGGGCGCCGCTCACGACTTGAGCAGCGGCCCGGGTGTGGGTGCGGAGGAGGGCAGGTGGTCCGCGGCGGCGGCCAGCGCCTCGCGCACCTTGCCCTCGGCGGCCGTCTTCGCGGCGATGAGCTGCGCCTCCGCGGCGGACTTCGCGGCGACCAGCTGCGCCTCCGCGGCGGACTTCGCGGCGACCAGCTGCGCGCGAGCCCCTCCCACGCCGAAGAAGCTCGTGGGCGCGGCCAGCTGGGCGCGCTCCTCGGCCGTGTACTTGAGGTACGAGTACTTCGTCGCCTCCGATGGCAGCCGCAGGCCCTCCACCACCTTGAACCAGGAGAGCACCTTCAGCGTGTAGTAGCTGATGTCCACCTCCCACCAGAACCAACCCTGGTTGGCCGTGTTCTGGTGGTAGTGGTGGTTGTTGTGCCAGCCCTCGCCCAGGGTGACGAGCGCGAGCAGCCAGTTGTTCCGGCTGGTGTCCGTCGTCTTGTACCGGCGCTTGCCGAAGATGTGGCTCAGGGAGTTGATGGTGAACGTCCCGTGCCACAAGAGCGTGGTGCTCACGAAGTAGCCCCACACCAGCATGGAGAACCCGCCGATGAAGTAGAGCGCCACGGCCAGCGCGACCGACGGCACCAGGTGGAAGCGGTTGAGCCACACCAGCTCCGGGAAGCGCGTGAAGTCCTTGATGCCCTCCATGCGCGTCTTGCCGTACTTGTCGCAGAGAATCCAGCCCACGTGGCTGAACCAGAAGCCCTTCTGCACGGGCGAGTGGATGTCCTCCGCCTGGTCCGAGTACCGGTGGTGGTGGCGGTGGTTGGCCGCCCACCAGAGGACACCCTTCTGCGTGGACGTGCTGCCCACCAGCGCCAGGATGAACTGGAAGACGCGCCCCGTCTTGAAGGCCCGGTGGGAGAAGTAGCGGTGGTAGCCCGCGGTGATTCCCCACATGCGGACGATGTACAGCGCCACACACACCGCGATGTCCACCGGCTTCGCCCCCACGACGAAGGCGAACAGGCACATGACGTGGACGGCGAAGAACGGGATGGACGACAGCCAGTTCAGTCGCTCGTCGTCCGCGGGAGCCGCAGCAGGAGAGGATGTCTGCAAGGGTGCCTCGTGAGCGGAAGGAAGGCGCGGACCCGAAGGTGCGCAGCCTCATCCCGCATCAACACCCCCTCCTGTCATGCCTCTGTCAGGAGGCGACGGATTGCTTCAGCTCCGTCAGCCACTCCTCGAAGGCGGGCTGGCCGTGCAGCGCCGTCAGGTCCGAGTCGGACGCCGCATATCCTGCGTCCCGGAAGCCC
It encodes the following:
- a CDS encoding RNA polymerase sigma factor, with amino-acid sequence MRASVAADSDEVLMARFCEGHPPAFDALFQRHAGPVRGYLTRLTGSEATAEDLVQHTFMSLVRSRGRFQPGSRFKPWLYAIATNAARDFQRRGRRPEELTPEGELPVVADDTGPGPRDVGLERAVRHALDQLPEGQRIPILLHRFEGMGFAEIADTLGLTESAVKVRAHRGYARLRELLTALRTETME
- a CDS encoding acyl-CoA desaturase — its product is MQTSSPAAAPADDERLNWLSSIPFFAVHVMCLFAFVVGAKPVDIAVCVALYIVRMWGITAGYHRYFSHRAFKTGRVFQFILALVGSTSTQKGVLWWAANHRHHHRYSDQAEDIHSPVQKGFWFSHVGWILCDKYGKTRMEGIKDFTRFPELVWLNRFHLVPSVALAVALYFIGGFSMLVWGYFVSTTLLWHGTFTINSLSHIFGKRRYKTTDTSRNNWLLALVTLGEGWHNNHHYHQNTANQGWFWWEVDISYYTLKVLSWFKVVEGLRLPSEATKYSYLKYTAEERAQLAAPTSFFGVGGARAQLVAAKSAAEAQLVAAKSAAEAQLIAAKTAAEGKVREALAAAADHLPSSAPTPGPLLKS